In Enterobacter sp. 638, a single window of DNA contains:
- the urtD gene encoding urea ABC transporter ATP-binding protein UrtD, protein MQPAEGLFTRQLPGDRFREQTDPVLQLESINVNFDGFQALTDLSLNIGVGELRCVIGPNGAGKTTLMDVITGKTRPQSGRAIYDQSIDLTGLDPAAIARQGIGRKFQKPTVFEALTVWENLELAMKGDKSVWASLRARLTSEQSDRINEMLTLLRLSAERDRSAGLLSHGQKQFLEIGMLLVQDPHLLLLDEPAAGMTDAETEYSAELFRTLAGKHSLMVVEHDMGFVETIADHVTVLHQGRVLAEGSLREVQANEQVIEVYLGR, encoded by the coding sequence ATGCAGCCAGCCGAAGGCCTTTTTACGCGCCAGCTACCGGGCGACCGTTTTCGTGAGCAAACCGATCCGGTGCTCCAGCTTGAGTCGATAAACGTCAATTTTGACGGTTTCCAGGCGTTAACCGATCTGTCGCTGAACATCGGCGTGGGGGAATTACGCTGCGTGATTGGCCCGAACGGTGCCGGAAAAACCACGCTGATGGACGTGATCACCGGTAAAACGCGCCCGCAAAGTGGACGGGCGATTTACGATCAGTCGATTGATTTAACCGGACTCGATCCCGCCGCCATCGCGCGACAGGGCATCGGGCGTAAGTTCCAGAAACCCACGGTATTTGAAGCGCTGACGGTGTGGGAAAACCTTGAGCTGGCCATGAAGGGCGACAAATCCGTGTGGGCCAGCCTGCGCGCCAGGCTCACGTCAGAGCAGAGCGACCGCATCAATGAAATGCTCACGCTGCTGCGCCTGAGCGCCGAGCGGGATCGCAGCGCAGGTTTACTGTCTCACGGGCAAAAACAGTTTCTGGAAATCGGCATGCTGCTGGTGCAGGACCCACATTTACTGTTACTCGATGAGCCAGCCGCAGGAATGACGGACGCCGAAACGGAGTATTCGGCAGAACTTTTTCGCACCCTGGCGGGCAAACATTCGCTGATGGTGGTGGAACACGATATGGGATTTGTTGAAACCATCGCCGATCACGTCACCGTTCTGCATCAGGGACGCGTGCTGGCGGAGGGATCGTTGCGTGAAGTGCAAGCCAACGAACAGGTTATCGAAGTTTATCTGGGACGTTAA